Below is a genomic region from Venturia canescens isolate UGA chromosome 1, ASM1945775v1, whole genome shotgun sequence.
AGCagcaaaaaaacattaaagaGTAAATTATGAGGTAACAACATTGAAATTATTCTTTGTATGATGACTTAGAAACTCAATCTTTTAAAttatgaacaatttaaaaataattgagaatTTACGATCAGTCTCTCTACAATTAGTTGATTTTATAAAGCATTCAATATTGCAAGATCAAAATAGCTATGTCACTTACATCATCTTCATCATCAGAGTCTGTTAAGTTAGTAGAATTCTCATTATTATCGTCATCTTCATTGGAATCGTTTTCAAACTCCAAATCCTCTGCTTGCATTCTTTTTAAAATATCAATCATCTTGCGTCTTGTCTCCGGATTTTGCTCCTGTACTCTGAGTTCTTCTTCCACACATCTTTTATAAAAACTTTCTGAACACTCCAAATGCAATTCCGATTTATAACATTCCAGGGAACAGTAAGGAATTTCGCATTTTGGACATGTATAACGTTGTTGCGATACGTTACACCTGAAATTATCAATCGTATTGTAGGACGGTGTTTAAcctaaattttttatgtttctcaACCTTACAATTGGCATAATTGCTGACCATTGCTCTTCGACGAACTTGCTGCTTCCATTTTTCGtgtatttgtgaaaaaatgagtaatTTCCTATCGAATAATACTATCGGATGTGAAATATTTAGGTTCCATTCCCGCTAATTCAACGAATACGAAACCAACTGCcggaacgaaaaatatatatcagtttagcattatatatatatatatataataaatacaaaatacCAACTGTTAGTAAATAATAAatggaatatatatatatatatatttgataCCTATGcgcttatatatatatctcaggatcgactggacggatttacttataacaaagaccaatggaaagggaaaaatcgaaaaaaaatcgtcaccaattttcaggttctttcatgaaatttgtttgtgagagccgtttgaaaattctgtgacgtcataaaaccggcatcgGCATATCGGCAGGGCTCGcactggcttttcttttgcgctgcagtttttccttttatcatacttggcgtcgagccgctaccgcgtctcttgatatattttcagtttttgcGGAGCAATTAAAAATCTCtctactttttatttatagatGGAATTTGGAAACAACCAAAATAAGTGATTCGAATAAATTCAAATCACGGAGTGAGAATCAAATGATAATCATGATGATTCAGTTAAAACCGACAAAAAAGTAATTAACATAGTTCTTGTTGATCCCCTGTCTATTGGTTTTTACACCCTAACACTGTATACAAACTTCAAGCTCTACGGactagaaaattgaaaaaaagataacCGAGAATGTAATTTATATCAAAATAAtcatgtcattttttaaacACTATTATTGCTATTTGAAACGAAACTTATTTTTGAGtgtttgaatttcaaattcgtgTGAATTTAACCGAAAATGAATCTTCCACCGCATGTACATGGAAAGTTTAATTTCTCTTCGTGAAGGcgtgatcaagagactcggtagcctctcaggacaagtacattgacgaCTCTGTCGTCCACTGGCCTGAGGCTCGCCAAGGCTATATTTTTTCCTATTGtatacttttttaaaaataaagtataaaaaattagatgtaactgaaaaaaaataatagtaaaAAACAAGGAGACGgccttaaaaattttattaaacgtTAAATCTCATGGAGTTTACAAGATTATCTTACttgttcaatttattttcaacgatcCGAGCTCAGAGATTCCGAATACACATTGTGGCGTACTCAGTAGCAAAAACAtccaacaatattttttcttttgaatgaTTTGAAAGATTTTCATTACAGTACAATATTCGGAGGGCGGAAAAACAAGTAGTCGGATCAAATGCAACTTCGCAAAAGCACGTACGTTTACAAAACCCGATTCAATGTTAATTAAAGTGTTAAAATTTCGGAGGCGCGTGATTCCAAAAGATGTTCCATTGAATCTACGGCCTTGCACCAGCTGTTGAGCTGCTGCACCATATTGGCGATTTGGTTGCGGTCAAGTACACGTGGTTGTACCCAAGTCATGTTGACCGTTCCAGCTACTTGATCTATTGCTCCACGAACAAGTCCTTGGGCCAAAGCCTTCATTACCAAGAGCTCAACTTCCCCGATAGGCAAACGAGTCTCTTGCGATATTTCGGTGAACGTCAGTTGTCTGTAGAGAATGACAAATATATTGgagtatgaaaatttcataaacaGAAATCGTAAAACAAGGAATTTATCTTCTATCGAATTTCCTTGCTTCTTTAATATTAATGTTTTTGATCTTTTAACATTTGATTATCTAATTTGAAAACGttcttcattcattttcgattaacatttttttgcaaCATAATATTCAAATACAGGTTTCAAGTATTAGGATCTACTGGTAAATTTACCGATTATAACGTTATCTAGTCAAAATGCTTTGCTTAGAAtgatatttaaatttcatagGAATCAAGTACGCATATTCTATACATTCTTTATCTTGTAATGCTCAAAGAACATGGGAATTTAAACTCACCGGTTGTTGGCTTGTCTCTTGAAAGTCATTTCCATGAGACATAGAAGAGATATTTTTTGCCTTAACTTCAGCTCCTGAGCTGCAAGATCAGCAACTTTGCTCCACTGTGGTTTAAGTTTTTCCAACGCAGCTATGTCTCCTGCATTGAAAGCGTGAAGAAGATCTACGAGCCATGAGTTTGTTGTTTCTTTAAGTGACTGCAGTACCGGATGGGCAAGCAATTCACCCAAATTATAAACTCCTTCGCCAAGAAGGGCGGCAAGGCCCAGGAAAAATGCATGTTGTTCTTGTTCTCGTTTACTTAATGTGTCAAGTTCAATACAGCCAAGATACCTGTCGTttaaaatgaagaatttaataaagtgATTGAATATTAAACAGTTTATTTActgatttatttgaaaatttttgtttctgaattgataatatgaaaattttctgaatTGATAAATAggcagaaaaattcaattgccTTTTTACAGAACAAAATTTGGAATTGATGGTAAATAAAGAATTGATTTACTTACCTAAGAGCAGTACGATAATACTCTGCATGTTTTCCTTGCAAGCGATAAAGTCTACTTGCCAAAAGATAGAATCTGCCATGAACGGTGGTAATACCATCGGCATTATCTAACATGACTTCCACTTcgtcaataattttctttgttttttcctgATCGTTAAGTTTATCAAGGAGAATTTGTCCAGCCAAAACTTTACACAAAGCGACAGCCTCATTGTTGCTAGAGACTTTGGGCTCAGTCTTTTCTAAGAAGGTTATTGCCTCTTGTTTGTCTTCGAATTGAACAATCACATGAGCCAGTATTTCGACAAGGGACAATGGATTTAttcttgaaagaaaaaaatttattttcaccaAGTTTATGGAATCGTAAAAAGAACAGAAAAGTAAGGTTATGTAGATCGATGAAGACGTAAactaataacaaaaaatcaactcaCTTGCTCTCGAAAGTCGACAAAAAGTTTTTGTACAATTGTACCAAATTATCGCCCTTCTGGAGGGCCGGATGTTTTACGAAGACCTCCAATTTTAGTGTAAGTTGATGCCAAAGCCTGCAAGTCACCCAAAAGCGTAGTGTCACAACAATAGTAATCAGCGTTTCAAGTGTTCATTCACTCAATAATattatattgataaatttcattactttttGTTGTAAAGCTCTTCTAGTTGAACCCATTCCGCAGCCAATTCCTTGTCGGGCACGTTCTGATTTTGACTTAAAAATGTGCTAACGTCCTTCGGGACCGCGAGGGCTGCCATGTTTATTGACAATGACCCGGCAAAATTTTCTCTGCGCAGACgccactttttatttttgagaaaatgccTCCTCCTCCTCAACGGCCGCAGCGCCGTAGCTCAACACGAAGATGAAAATTCCTTATGAAGGTGCTGATTTAGTCGACTGATTTTggattaatgatttttttcagtattaaTTGTTTGCCCGCTTCTTTTGTCGGTGATTGTCGGTTCGAAAATGCGGATGtagccgattttttttcaattaaatttggTGGATGTCAcacaaaaacgatttttctgaataacgGACATTCAAGGAAATGATTTTCTGATGAGGGTTGATTTTATTGATCTGACAATTATTTAtactcaaaaataaatgatgttcaaaattcaaaattaatcgGCCAAGTTCACCAAGGTAAAGTAAGGGGGGTTTCCATCTTCTCTGTCATTGACGCGTAGGCTGAATTTTTTTGGATCTTCTACATCACCGACTTTACCCGCCGTTCACCGTTGTGCGCAATCTTTTTTGCTTTATAGTATTTCACTCATATCCATGCAGCAGTGATAGAGCAATGCTAAACTCGTATAGCTCCCTATGAGCTGTATAATCAAAATGTCATGGCCAAAGTGATAGTGTCAGAATAGTGTGTTCAACAAAAGTGTTCGAATACGTATTGACAAGATTTTAATTAGTTATATTTTGAGTTAGTGCTTTATTGATATACTTCTAACCTTGAATTAAGTGTATACAGCAGTTAGGAAATAATGGCTGCGGACGAAAAACTCTTCTTTACCAAAACGGTTCAACATTTGGCAAGATCTCTTGCAGCAATAAAACCGACGCCCTGGGACAAGGTACATGttcgaaattcaattattttgtggttattttaaataacaaaatttcattatagtttttttttattgattcctGTAACCattgtttttattcatatttatactACGAGGTTAAAATTCTTTTGCGTcatcgacgaaaatttcgtttccAAATGACAGCTGGATCTGTCAGTCGCAGAAGGTATTTTATACACTAAGGGCGAGTTATTCCAACTTCTAGGTAAGGCTATCCTGACAGTTAAAGATCTACAAGTCAATGCTTTTACACGCCAAATAAGTTATCTAGGAGTTAGAACAACTCGCCCTAAGTGATGAAATATGTGAATCATGtctaataataaaattcatgaCAATAAATGATAATCTGAATGAgataatcgaaaaatttgttgttattactaaaaaatgatttcaatgatggttaaaagttatttttcattactcaAATTTTGCCAGGTTATGTTTTGACGAATCTCTAATGACTACTCTGCAAACGTTAATTTACAGTTTGTACGGAAGTTTCGAtcgtttcataatttatagctATGCCACAATCCGAATCATTGCAAATAATTATCACAAACGTGTTGGGGAGAATCTGTATGAGCTCCGAAGATTCTTGTATGAATTGCATTGGAAGTACGAATCACATATGACATGCACTACagtgttaaaaaatattcatttaggcatatattttttgttttatggaAAATAAGAAACTGCTagatgaatgaaatatttgaataagtatgtatcatttttcaattcgatAGGTAAATCGTTTATTCAAGTTATGTCCACAAGATTTGGCACAAGGGGTTTTTCGCATAGATCAGCGGGGTCAAGATGCCACTATCGCTCTTGGAATTTATTTCCTTGAATCTGGACTCCAACATCGTGATCGAATACTTCCATATTTGTTGAGCCTCCTACGTGGTTTGCCAAAAGCAGTATGGCTTGACGAGGTTCGATTTTCACCTGTTGAAAGAGTACCAGTGGCCGAGCGTTTCAGTTTTTGCCTTAACACATTA
It encodes:
- the Rpn9 gene encoding 26S proteasome non-ATPase regulatory subunit 13, whose amino-acid sequence is MAALAVPKDVSTFLSQNQNVPDKELAAEWVQLEELYNKKLWHQLTLKLEVFVKHPALQKGDNLVQLYKNFLSTFESKINPLSLVEILAHVIVQFEDKQEAITFLEKTEPKVSSNNEAVALCKVLAGQILLDKLNDQEKTKKIIDEVEVMLDNADGITTVHGRFYLLASRLYRLQGKHAEYYRTALRYLGCIELDTLSKREQEQHAFFLGLAALLGEGVYNLGELLAHPVLQSLKETTNSWLVDLLHAFNAGDIAALEKLKPQWSKVADLAAQELKLRQKISLLCLMEMTFKRQANNRQLTFTEISQETRLPIGEVELLVMKALAQGLVRGAIDQVAGTVNMTWVQPRVLDRNQIANMVQQLNSWCKAVDSMEHLLESRASEILTL